The following DNA comes from Burkholderia sp. HI2500.
GCCCCACCGAGCTGTCGCCAAGCCACAGCACGCCGATCAGCGCCGGCACGAGCGCGAGCCCACGCGTGATCAGCCGGCGCTGGTAGCACGGGATCTTCGTATGCAGGAAGCCGTCCATGATCACCTGGCCGGCGATCGTGCCGGTCAGCGTCGAGCTCTGCCCCGACGCGAGCAGCGCGATGCCGAACAGCAGTGCCGCCGCGCCGCCGGCGATCGGCGTAATCAGGTTGTAGGCCTGCTCGATGTCGGTCACGTTGTGCTGGCCCGTCGCATGGAAGGCCGCGCCCGCGACGACCAGGATCGCCGCGTTGACGAGCATCGCGACGAACAGCGACACGCAGGTATCGATGCGCACCAGCGCGAGCGTGTCGCGGATCATCCCGCGCGCGCCGCCGACCACGTGCCGCGTCTGCACGACCGACGAATGCAGGTACAGGTTGTGCGGCATGATCGTCGCGCCGACGATGCCGAGCGCGAGCACGATCGCGTCCTTGCGGTCGTGGCCCGGATCGCCCGGCACCAGCCCGCCGACCACCGCGTGCCAGTCGGGCGGCGTGATCGCGACCTGCGCGACGAAGCAGAACGCCATCGTCGCGATCAGCGCGAGCACGATCGCCTCGATCTGCCGGAACCCCTTGCCCTGCAGGCCGAGCACGATGACCGTGTCGAGCGCGGTCAGCACGATCCCCCACGCGAGCGGCACGCCGAGCAGCAGCTTGAACGCGAGCGCGCAGCCGAGGACTTCCGCGATGTCGCACGCGATGATCGACACTTCGGCGGTCACCCACTGCACGATGCGGCCGAACCGGCCATAGCGGTCGTAGCTGGCCTGCGCGAGATCCCTGCCGGCGACGAGGCCGAGCCGCGCCGCGAGCATCTGCAGGAAGATCGCCGCGAGGCTCGAGAACGCGACGACCCACAGCAGCGAATAGCCGAACTGCGAGCCGGCCTGGATGTCGGTCGCCCAGTTGCCGGGATCCATGTAGCCGATCGCGACCAGCAGGCCGGGGCCGAAGAAGCGCTTGAGCTTCTGCCAGCGCGGCGCGCCGGCATCGATCGTGATGCTGCCCTTGACTTCCGACGGGCAGAAAGGGGCGGTGGCGGTGGTGGGGAGGAAGGACATGGAAACCGGGGCTCGAGATCGGGACAGGACGATTCTACGGGTATCCGCCCGATTTTCTCCCGCGCGGCCCGTCACGCAGCGCGATGCCCCTCGGTGCCGTCGCCGGCCCCCTCGCCTGCATCGGCCGGCCTCGCGCCACGGGTGAGGATCCTTTCGCGCTCGGAGACGCGGAATTCGGTCGGCGACATCAGCATGCGCTGGCGAAACAGCTTCGCGAGCCGCTCGCCGCTGCCGAACCCGGTGCGGCGCGCGACCTTGTCGGCCGGCAGCGTCGTGTGGACCAGCATGTGGCAGGCGCGCTCGAGCCGCACGTGCTGGACGAACTCGGTCGGCGTCACGCCGATTTCCTTCTTGAAGCGCCGCAGGAAGTTGCGCTCGCTCATCGCGGCGGCCTGGGCGGCGTTCGCGATCGAGATGCGGTTCACGCTCTGCGCACGCAGCCGCTGCGCCGACATCCGGATCGACGGGCTCGCGCTCAGCTCGCGAAAGGCCCACATCGACTGCGCATAGCGCTGCTCGACCGGCCGCAGCAGGTTGCTGGCGATCTCCTGCGCGGCAATGTCGCCGAGCTCGACGCGGAACATGTCGAGCACGGCGGCAAACACGTCGGTTTCGCCGGCCTGCAGCTCGACCGTCGTGGCGACCCGTCGCCCGCCCCGGCCGGGCCGCCCGTCGAGCGCCGCCGACGGACGCTGCATGGCCGCGAGCGTGGGCAGATCCATCCCGTCGACGATCCAGCGTGCATGACGGCGAATGTCGGCGAGGCGACGCTGCAATGCGTCGTCCCAGTTGACCACCGCGCGGTCACCGTGAAGATGAAAGAACGCGAGCGCGCGGCGGCCATGCTCGTCACCGAGCGGATCGGCCGCGATGCTCACGCCGGAGGACGACTGCACCAGTCCCCCGCTTTCGGATACGTACTTCAACTGGTAGTCAGCACTGTAAGCGTGCAGGCGATTCGCCAGGTTGAAAGCCTCGCCAAGACGCGCGGCCTGGGCCAACGAAAATCCCGTACTCAAATAGATAACGACCCATCTCTGATCTGCTGCATTCACTGGCCAAGCCCCCGACTTGTTCGACTTCTTCTAATACCGTCGAACTGTCAGGCTTATATTTGGTTTGAATGCGTGCGACAGGACGGCTATCCCGAAATATGAAGCGACGGCATCTTAGCCGAACGGGTCGCGCCTTTGGCGCGAAATGGCCGACGTGGACAGCATGATGGCGGATTACTACAGGCTGTCGCGGTTTGCTGGCGGCCCAGTGTGGAATTGCCCGGGCCGATATTGCCCATTATTACGATTGTGTATGTCGCAATCCGCGCATTTCATTGCGAATTATTGCGTCGGATATCCGGATAAATGCACAACCGAATATCGGCTCAAATGATATCGATTCGTATCCCGTGCCTGCGAACGTCACGCAGGAAAGCCCGCCGTATCCGTTGCCTGCGCATCCCTTAGAATCGGTCCACCCTTCACCACGCCACCCGCGCCCCGTGCCCGCCGATCACCGTCTCGACCTGAACCTGTTTCGCGTGCTCGACGCCGTCTACGTGCATGGCGGCATCGGCGCGGCCGCCCGCGCGCTGCACCTCACGCAGCCGGCCGTCACGCATGCGCTCAACCGGCTGCGCGCGCATTTCGACGATCCGCTGTTCGTGCGGCAGGGCAACCGCGTCGTCGCAACCGAACGCACGCGCACGATCATCGCGGACGTGCAGTTGCACCTGAAGGGCCTGCAAGGCACCGCGCGCGCACCGTCGGCATTCGATCCCGCGACGCTCGACCTGAGCATCGCGGTCGGCATTCGCGACGTGCTGGAATCGATCGCGCTGCCGCGGATCGTCGCCGCGTTCGCCGACGAAGCGCCGGGCCTGCGGCTCGTGAGCCGCCGCATCGCGGTGGCCGACATCGAGCGCGAACTCGCATCGGGCAATCTCGATCTCGCCGTCGATCGCCGCGTGCCGACCGGCCCGCGCATCGCCACCGACCACCTGCTCGACGATTCGCTCGTCGTCGCGCTGCGCTACGATCATCCGCTTGCGCACGAACCGCTGCGGCGCGGCGACTATTTCGCGGCGCAGCATGTCTCGGTGTCGTCGCTCGGCGAGCCGCAATCGCTCGACGTGCTGCTCGGCAACGACGGCCGTTTCCGCGATATCCGGCTCACCTGCCAGCACTATTTCGCCGCCTGCCAGATCGCCGCGACCGGCAGCCTGCTGGTCACGCTGCCGCACACCTATGCGTTGCGGATGGCCGCGCTGCTGCCGATCGTCGTGCGGCCGCTGCCGTTGCGGCTCAAGCCGTTCCCGCTCCTCGCGTACTGGCACGAATCGCGCGACGCCGATCGCGCGCACCAGTGGGTGCGCGAACGTATCGCCGCACTCGTGCGCAGCAGCGCCGGCGCCACCGACGCCTAGCCGCGCGGCGCACGCCGTCCCGATCGGGGCGGTATGCTGACGGCTGCGCGTCACCCTCTTCCGTTTTCTCACTTTCCGCTGACCGGAGACTTGCCATGTCGCTCATCCATGCCGCCGCCGTCCTCGACGCCGATGCGCCCGACTACGTCGTCCAGCTGCAGGCCGGCACGCACGCGTTGACCGGCGACGAAGCGCCCCGCGAAGGCGGCCAGGATCGCGGGCCGGCGCCGTACGAGTTCGTGCTGGCCGGGCTCGCGCAATGCACGGCCGCGACGCTGCGCATGTACATGCAGCGCAAGACGTGGCCGGCCGCGCGCATCGACGTGCGCACCGAGCTGCATGCCGATCGCGACGGCACGCAGTACGTGCGCCGCGTCGTGACGCTCGACGGCCCGCTCGATGAAGCGCAACGCCAGCGCCTCGCCGAAATCTGCGAGAAAACGCCGGTCACGCAGTTCATCAAGCGCGGCACGCGGATCGACACGACGTTGAACTGACACGCCACGCACGAAAGCACACGGCACACGATCGCCGCGCAACAAGAAACGGGGGGCCGCGCACGATGCGCGGCCCCCCGTTTCGTCGAACCCGTCAGGCGCTTACAGCCCGAGCGCGGACAGGTCGAGCTTGCCGTCCTTCAACGGCGGGCACCAGAAATACGCGCCCGTCAGCGGCCGCGTGAAGCGGAACAGGCCGTCGACGATCCCGTCCTCCGCGCCGCTCATCCGGCGCATCTGCACGTCGAACGCGCGGAACGAGCAGCCGAACGCGACGAAGTAGAGGCCCGCGCGACGCGCGTCCGACCACGGCGACGAGCGGCGCAGCATGAACGCCTCGGGTTCGAAGCTTTCCTGCGCGGTGCGCTTCACGTGCGCGAACTCGGGTGCGTCGTCGAGTTCTTCGTTGTCCGAGCGGCGGCGCCCGACGATGTTGTCCATGTCGCCCGACGGAATGCGCTCCATCTGGTCGAAGTCGTGCAGCCATTGCTGGACCGCGACGAAGCTCGCCCCGTCGAGCCCCGCGCCCTGCCCCGTCACGATCGCCGCGGCCACCGCGTCGTCGCCTTCCGGGTTCTCCGTGCCGTCCTCGTAGCCGGACAGGTCGCGATCGTTCGAATAGCGGAAACCGTCGACCGCATCCTGCAACGCAAACGCCGGCGCCAGCGCGCGTTCGATCGCCCGCGCGCGCAGCACGAGCTCGCCGCGGTCGTCGCCACGCAGCCAGACCCACACGTCGGCCGGCGTCGCCGGCAGCGTGCGGTCCTTCACCGCGAACGCCGGGAATTCGGTCAGCCCCGGCACCGGGTGCCCGAGGTGCGCCGCCAGCGCATGCCCGACCCCGACCACCGTGTCGCGTCCGTCGACGATCTCGCGCAGCGCGGCCAGCGCCGCGGCCACATTGCCGTCATTCGACATCGTGAAAGTGAGGTATCGGGCCGCCGAATCGATCGGGGTCAGGATGCCTTGCTGAACGTCGCTCATCGTTTCCTCAGGAATGTATCGTGGTGAATCTGCGAGGGCCGCGGCGGCGTGCGCCGCAGACGCCGAAGCGCAATCGACGCGCGTGCCGGCCCTTGCGCTGCCGCACTGGGGAAAGGCCGCAAAAGAAGGGCCGAAACCCTGAATACTAACGTATCGACGCTGCAACGCCGCATTCGTCAGACGTTGCGGCGCGCCCTTCACTGCTGATAGAATCTTTTCACGTCTTTTCGGCGTCCTTTCAACCGTTCACTTCAGGGGAGGTGCAGATGTTCCGAATGCCAGCCACCTTCCCGAACGTGGTCCCACGGCGCAGCTGATCCAGCCCGCCGTCCGCGCCGGCTCCCGAGTTTTTCGCTAACCCGTCAGCCGCGCCGTTTCCCGACAGCCCGTTTCGTTTTCCGCCCGCGATGTTCGCGCGGCCCGGCTGTTGCGTTTTCGATGTTCTCCGAACCGGAAAGTCCCGTCGCGCGATGCGCCGGGCAACGATAAATGACCAGAAAAACCTCCCATCTGGGCGGCCAGGCATTCCAGGCCGTCTTCGGCTTTACCTTCCGCTACTGGCGCAAGCAGCCGGCGCGCACCGCGACGGTCGCGAGCCTTGCGCTGCTCGCCGCGCTCGCCGACGTGCTCACGCCGCTGTTCGCGGGCCGCCTCGTCGACGCGCTGTCGACCGGCCTGACCGACCGCGCCGCCGCGTGGCATGCGGCCCTCGTCGCGTTCGGCACGCTCGCGGCGCTCGGGCTCGGCGCGACGGTGCTGCGGCAAGGCGTCTACCTGAACATCATCACGCTCACGCTGAAGATGATGAGCGAGATCGCGGCCGCGTCGTTCCATCGCGTGCAGCGCTTCTCGACCGACTGGCACGCGAACAGCTTCGCGGGCTCGACCGTGCGCAAGATCACGCGCGGCATTTGGGCGCTCGACCTGCTGAACGACACCGTGCTGATCGCGCTGCTGCCGTCGGTCACGATGCTGGTCGGCGCCACCGTGCTGCTCGGCACGCATTGGCCCGTGATGGGGCTCGTCGTCGGCGCGGGTTCGCTGCTGTACATCACGGTGACGGTGGCCGTGTCGCTCGGCATCGTCGCGCCCGCCGCGCGGCTCGGCAACCTGTGGGACACGCGCATGGGCGGCGCGCTCGCCGATGCCGTGAGCTGCAACGCGGTCGTCAAGGCGTTCGGCGCGGAAACGCGCGAGGAAGCGCGGCTCGCACGCGTGATCGGCAAGTGGCGGCAGCGCACGCGCCGCACCTGGGTGCGCGGCACGTTGAACGGCGGGTTGCAGGGCGCGATGCTCGTCGCGATGCAGGCCGCGATGATCGGCGTCGCGCTGCGGCTGTGGGCGAACGACGAGGCGAGCGTCGGCGACATCGCGTTCGCGCTGACGATGTTCTTCATGCTGCAGGGCTACCTGCGCGACGTCGGCATGCACATCCGCAACCTGCAGCGCTCGGTGAACGACATGGAGGAACTCGTCGCGCTCGAACGCCAGCCGCTCGGCATCGACGATCGTCCCGGCGCGCCGGCGATCCGGATCGGGCAAGGCGAGATCCGCTTCGAGCACGTGACGTTCCGCTACGACAACCATCCGGTGCCGCTGTACAACGATTTCTCGATGCGGATCGCGCCGGGCGAGCGCGTGGGCCTCGTCGGCCACTCGGGGTCGGGCAAGACGTCGTTCATCAAGCTGATCCAGCGCCTGTACGACGTGTCGGGCGGCCGCATCACGATCGACGGCCAGGACATCGCGCAGGTCAGGCAGGATTCGCTGCGCAGCCAGATCGCGATCGTCCAGCAGGAGCCCGTGCTGTTTCACCGCACGCTCGCGGAGAACATCGCGTATGCGCGCCCCGACGCGAGCCGGGCCGACATCGAGCGCGCCGCGCGGCTCGCCAGCGCGCACGACTTCATCGCCACGCTGCCGGACGGCTATGACACGCTCGTCGGCGAGCGCGGGATCAAGCTGTCGGGCGGCGAACGCCAGCGGGTCGCGATCGCGCGCGCGTTTCTCGCCGATGCGCCGATCCTGATCCTCGACGAAGCCACGTCGAGCCTCGACAGCGAAAGCGAGCTGCTGATCCAGCAGGCGATGGAGCGGCTGATGGTCGGCCGCACGACGCTCGTGGTCGCGCACCGGCTGTCGACCGTGCGCGCGCTCGACCGGCTGCTGGTGCTCGATCGCGGCAAGGTGATCGAGGAAGGCAGCCACGACGCGCTGATCCGGATCGACGGTGGCATCTATCGCCGGCTGTTCGAGCGGCAGGCGCTGGAGCTGGCGAAGGGGCTCGCCGATTCGCCGCGGCGCACGGCGGACGACGATGCCGGGCCGCTCGGCGAGCCGGCCGAGGTGTGACGCAAGCGCGTCGATAAACGGATCCGGATCGAGGCCGTGCCAGGTGCACGGCCTTTTTTACGTCCGCGCATCAGGCCTGCCGCCCCGGCGCCGCGCGCCGAGGAGTGCCCTTTTCCGGTATCCCGTATCATGTCGACCAGGAAATTTGCGACTAGGGATCGACCATGTTTACAGGAATTGTCCAAGGCGTTGCCACCGTCAAGCGCATCGCCGATCACGGGGAACTGAGAACCTTCAGCATCGAATTCCCGGAGCGCTTTACCGACGATATCGAGATCGGCGCCAGCGTGTCGGTCGACGGCGTCTGCCTGACGGTGACGACCATCCATTCGCCGGAGCTGATCGACTTCGACGTGATGCTGCCGAGCCTGCGAATCACGACGCTGGCCGATCTCACGACGGGCGCGCACATCAACGTGGAGCGGGCCGCGAAGGACGGCGCGGAGATCGGCGGGCATCCGCTGTCCGGCCACGTGGATTTCACCGGGACCATCCGGCACATCGCGGTGTCCGAACACAACCGGATGGTGCGCATCGGCGTGCCGGAGGCGTTCAAGCGGTATGTGTTCGCGAAGGGCTATATCGCGATCAACGGCTGCAGCCTGACGGTGTCCGACGTCAACCGCGACGAAGGCTGGTTCGATGTCTGGCTGATTCCCGAAACGCGCCGCGCAACGACCTTCGATGCGAAGGGCGTCAACGACACGGTCAACATCGAGATCGAGCGCAGCACGCAGGTGGTCGTCGATACGATCCGGGAAGCGGTCAAGGAGACGCTCGGCGAACTGAACGGCGTCGTCACCGCGTTGCTGGCGGAAAAAGGCATCGATATCGAGGAACTGCTCGCGCGGAACGTCGCGAAGCTGCCGAAGCAGTAACGGATGCCGGGAAGCTAGGTGATCCGCTGGATCACCGAGTACCGGCTGCCGTCGGAAAACACCTCGATCCACGGCTCCGATTCCTCGAACGTCCAGAGGACGAGATCGAGGTCGACCAGTTCGTCGTCGTCGGGCCAAGGCATGTTCCACCCGCCCGCGACGGCGACCACCCCGCCCGTGTACAGCGGGCATTGCGCCATCCACTCACGCTCGTAGTCGTGCGCCGCGATGCCCTTGAAGTTGCTGTTGAATCCCCATTCGCGTTGCCAGCCGTGTGCGCCGAGATAGGTGTCGATCGCGGCAGAGCCAAAGCGGAACACCGCTTCGATCGGCGGGAGCGATATCGCGTCGGAGCGGCACAGCGAGCGTTCGGACCGAACGGGTTGCGCGGCGGTTTCCACGCGGCCTGATGCGCCGTCCGCGTCGAGATACACGTTCAGCCATGTGCCGTCGCGCTCGACGGAAACGCACAACGCGCCCGCCTCGACGCCATGCCAGTAGCCGGTGACGGGTTCGCCGTCTTCCGCGAAGCGGTATTGACGGGACGGTCTGGCGAGGCGCCGCGCTTCGATCAGAAGGTCTTCCAGCGTCATTGGGTGCTCCCTGGTGGGTTTTCGGAATTCGGTCAATGGCATCGGTGCACGATTGACGGAAATGAGCAGAGGTCATGCTTTCTCCCGCTCACTCAACCTCCACCTGCGCGCCCTTCCCTACCGCCACCCGCTGCGCGCGATAGATTCCCGCGTGCCCCGAGAACAGATACGAGACGACACACGCGACAATCGCATACACGCCGATATCCGCGCCAAACAGCTCGATCGCCATGATCGTCGACGCGATCGGCGTGTTAGCCGCACCGGCGAACACCGCGACGAAGCCGAGCCCCGCGAGCACGGGCACCGGCAGCGCCAGCACCTGGCCGAGCGCGTTGCCGAGCGTCGCGCCGATGTAGAACAGCGGCGTCACTTCGCCGCCCTTGAACCCCGACGCCAGCGTGACGACGGTGAACGCGAACTTGCCCGCGAAATCGTAGAGCGGCAGCGGCCCATGGAACGCGGCCTCGATCGTCGAGATGCCGAGACCGAGATACTGCGGCACGTTCAGCGCGGTGGCGGCCGTGGCGACCAGCAGGCCGCCGAGCACTGGCTGCAGCGGCGCATAGCGGACGGCTCGCCTGAACCACGCGGTCAACGCATGCGTCGCAAACGCGAACAACCGCCCGACCACGCCGAACGCGATGCCCGCGACGACCGTCACCGCCAGCCCCGTCGCCGACACGGCCGGCACGAACGGAATCGCATAGGCCGTGTGATGCACGCCCCACGCGCGACAGACGACGTCCGCGACGATCGCGGAGGCCACGCAGGTCAGCAGCGCGTCGTACCGCACGCGCCCGATCGCGAGCACCTCGAGCCCGAACACGGCGCCCGCGAGCGGCGTGCCGAACACCGAGGCGAAACCGGCCGCGATGCCGCCCATCAGCAGCACGCGGCGATGTTCGCGATCGAGACGGAACACCTGCGTGACGCGATCGGCGAGTGCGCCGCCCATCTGCACGGCGGTGCCCTCGCGGCCGGCCGAGCCGCCGAACAGGTGCGTGACGACGGTCGCGACGAGCACGAGCGGCGCCATCCGCTTCGGCACCAGCGCCTTCGGGTCGTGAATCTCGTCGATCAGCAGGTTGTTGCCGCGCGCGACGGACTGGCCGAAGCGATGGTAGATCCAGCCGGTTGCGAAACCGGCGGCCGGCAGCCCCCACAGCAGCCACGGATGCGCGACGCGCGTGCCGGTCGCCCAGTCGAGCGCGATCAGGA
Coding sequences within:
- a CDS encoding Nramp family divalent metal transporter; its protein translation is MSFLPTTATAPFCPSEVKGSITIDAGAPRWQKLKRFFGPGLLVAIGYMDPGNWATDIQAGSQFGYSLLWVVAFSSLAAIFLQMLAARLGLVAGRDLAQASYDRYGRFGRIVQWVTAEVSIIACDIAEVLGCALAFKLLLGVPLAWGIVLTALDTVIVLGLQGKGFRQIEAIVLALIATMAFCFVAQVAITPPDWHAVVGGLVPGDPGHDRKDAIVLALGIVGATIMPHNLYLHSSVVQTRHVVGGARGMIRDTLALVRIDTCVSLFVAMLVNAAILVVAGAAFHATGQHNVTDIEQAYNLITPIAGGAAALLFGIALLASGQSSTLTGTIAGQVIMDGFLHTKIPCYQRRLITRGLALVPALIGVLWLGDSSVGQLLVWSQVLLSLQLPFAMWPLIRSVSDRNMMGEHTIGRGMQIAAWALFAVITGTNLLLITGVAG
- a CDS encoding helix-turn-helix domain-containing protein, producing the protein MAQAARLGEAFNLANRLHAYSADYQLKYVSESGGLVQSSSGVSIAADPLGDEHGRRALAFFHLHGDRAVVNWDDALQRRLADIRRHARWIVDGMDLPTLAAMQRPSAALDGRPGRGGRRVATTVELQAGETDVFAAVLDMFRVELGDIAAQEIASNLLRPVEQRYAQSMWAFRELSASPSIRMSAQRLRAQSVNRISIANAAQAAAMSERNFLRRFKKEIGVTPTEFVQHVRLERACHMLVHTTLPADKVARRTGFGSGERLAKLFRQRMLMSPTEFRVSERERILTRGARPADAGEGAGDGTEGHRAA
- a CDS encoding LysR family transcriptional regulator yields the protein MPADHRLDLNLFRVLDAVYVHGGIGAAARALHLTQPAVTHALNRLRAHFDDPLFVRQGNRVVATERTRTIIADVQLHLKGLQGTARAPSAFDPATLDLSIAVGIRDVLESIALPRIVAAFADEAPGLRLVSRRIAVADIERELASGNLDLAVDRRVPTGPRIATDHLLDDSLVVALRYDHPLAHEPLRRGDYFAAQHVSVSSLGEPQSLDVLLGNDGRFRDIRLTCQHYFAACQIAATGSLLVTLPHTYALRMAALLPIVVRPLPLRLKPFPLLAYWHESRDADRAHQWVRERIAALVRSSAGATDA
- a CDS encoding OsmC family protein, whose protein sequence is MSLIHAAAVLDADAPDYVVQLQAGTHALTGDEAPREGGQDRGPAPYEFVLAGLAQCTAATLRMYMQRKTWPAARIDVRTELHADRDGTQYVRRVVTLDGPLDEAQRQRLAEICEKTPVTQFIKRGTRIDTTLN
- a CDS encoding Dyp-type peroxidase, producing MSDVQQGILTPIDSAARYLTFTMSNDGNVAAALAALREIVDGRDTVVGVGHALAAHLGHPVPGLTEFPAFAVKDRTLPATPADVWVWLRGDDRGELVLRARAIERALAPAFALQDAVDGFRYSNDRDLSGYEDGTENPEGDDAVAAAIVTGQGAGLDGASFVAVQQWLHDFDQMERIPSGDMDNIVGRRRSDNEELDDAPEFAHVKRTAQESFEPEAFMLRRSSPWSDARRAGLYFVAFGCSFRAFDVQMRRMSGAEDGIVDGLFRFTRPLTGAYFWCPPLKDGKLDLSALGL
- a CDS encoding ABC transporter ATP-binding protein yields the protein MTRKTSHLGGQAFQAVFGFTFRYWRKQPARTATVASLALLAALADVLTPLFAGRLVDALSTGLTDRAAAWHAALVAFGTLAALGLGATVLRQGVYLNIITLTLKMMSEIAAASFHRVQRFSTDWHANSFAGSTVRKITRGIWALDLLNDTVLIALLPSVTMLVGATVLLGTHWPVMGLVVGAGSLLYITVTVAVSLGIVAPAARLGNLWDTRMGGALADAVSCNAVVKAFGAETREEARLARVIGKWRQRTRRTWVRGTLNGGLQGAMLVAMQAAMIGVALRLWANDEASVGDIAFALTMFFMLQGYLRDVGMHIRNLQRSVNDMEELVALERQPLGIDDRPGAPAIRIGQGEIRFEHVTFRYDNHPVPLYNDFSMRIAPGERVGLVGHSGSGKTSFIKLIQRLYDVSGGRITIDGQDIAQVRQDSLRSQIAIVQQEPVLFHRTLAENIAYARPDASRADIERAARLASAHDFIATLPDGYDTLVGERGIKLSGGERQRVAIARAFLADAPILILDEATSSLDSESELLIQQAMERLMVGRTTLVVAHRLSTVRALDRLLVLDRGKVIEEGSHDALIRIDGGIYRRLFERQALELAKGLADSPRRTADDDAGPLGEPAEV
- a CDS encoding riboflavin synthase subunit alpha, whose protein sequence is MFTGIVQGVATVKRIADHGELRTFSIEFPERFTDDIEIGASVSVDGVCLTVTTIHSPELIDFDVMLPSLRITTLADLTTGAHINVERAAKDGAEIGGHPLSGHVDFTGTIRHIAVSEHNRMVRIGVPEAFKRYVFAKGYIAINGCSLTVSDVNRDEGWFDVWLIPETRRATTFDAKGVNDTVNIEIERSTQVVVDTIREAVKETLGELNGVVTALLAEKGIDIEELLARNVAKLPKQ
- a CDS encoding voltage-gated chloride channel family protein, which translates into the protein MFFTTSADLLATVRYVCRWLALSALLGTLAGTASALFLIALDWATGTRVAHPWLLWGLPAAGFATGWIYHRFGQSVARGNNLLIDEIHDPKALVPKRMAPLVLVATVVTHLFGGSAGREGTAVQMGGALADRVTQVFRLDREHRRVLLMGGIAAGFASVFGTPLAGAVFGLEVLAIGRVRYDALLTCVASAIVADVVCRAWGVHHTAYAIPFVPAVSATGLAVTVVAGIAFGVVGRLFAFATHALTAWFRRAVRYAPLQPVLGGLLVATAATALNVPQYLGLGISTIEAAFHGPLPLYDFAGKFAFTVVTLASGFKGGEVTPLFYIGATLGNALGQVLALPVPVLAGLGFVAVFAGAANTPIASTIMAIELFGADIGVYAIVACVVSYLFSGHAGIYRAQRVAVGKGAQVEVE